Proteins encoded together in one Chelonoidis abingdonii isolate Lonesome George chromosome 1, CheloAbing_2.0, whole genome shotgun sequence window:
- the LOC142046773 gene encoding uncharacterized protein LOC142046773 codes for MKRSAEKLKSLQVSKVAHPLSPADILIELEEEPMASGPQGSRKSKIQGDSCTASDSTVSENEEEKPNQEDLEQDELSRPAEAQSPGSGKARPERQQRKRCTKSAHQARGSKKLKVTLNQEKPPREESPYICTECGKSFKGSSTFLNHLKIHTGEKPFECPKCGKSFSRKANLVVHERIHTGERPYKCKECEKSFGRSSNLIAHRKTHMKKKSYTCAACSKSFTCSSALSKHQRIHTGERPYKCSECGKCFTCSSALSKHQRIHTGERPYKCSECGKCFTCSSALVQHQKSHTEEKPYKCTECRKSFRLSSNFLKHQKVHVRETSSECATGNLIA; via the exons ATGAAAAGGTCAGCAGAGAAACTGAAGTCTCTGCAAGTGTCTAAGGTGGCTCATCCTCTCTCCCCTGCAGACATCTTG ATAGAGCTGGAGGAAGAGCCTATGGCCTCTGGGCCGCAGGGCTCCAGAAAAAGTAAGATCCAAGGAGActcctgcacag CAAGTGATAGCACTGTGAGTGAAAACGAGGAGGAGAAACCTAATCAGGAAGATCTTGAGCAGGATGAGTTATCACGACCAGCTGaagcccagagtcctggctcGGGGAAAGCCAGGccagaaaggcagcagagaaagagATGCACTAAATCTGCTCATCAAGCAAGAGGATCTAAGAAACTAAAAGTCACTCTTAATCAAGAGAAACCCCCCAGGGAAGAGAGTCCCTACATATGTAcagaatgtggaaaaagcttcaAGGGGAGCTCGACCTTCCTGAACCATCTgaaaatccacacaggagaaaagcCCTTTGAATGTCCtaagtgtgggaaaagcttcagcagGAAGGCAAACCTTGTGGTACATGAGagaatccatacaggagagagaccctataaatgtaAAGAATGTGAGAAAAGCTTTGGCCGGAGCTCAAATCTAATTGCACACCGTAAAACCCACATGAAAAAGAAATCCTATACCTGTGCTGCATGTAGCAAAAGCTTCACTTGCAGCTCAGccctttctaaacatcagagaatccacactggggagAGGCCCTAcaaatgcagtgagtgtgggaaatgcttcacttgcagctcagccctttctaaacatcagagaatccacactggggagAGGCCCTAcaaatgcagtgagtgtgggaaatgcttcacTTGCAGCTCAGCCCTTGTCCAGCATCAGAAAAGCCACACAGAAGAGAAACCTTACAAATGTACTGAATGCAGGAAGAGCTTCCGCCTGAGCTCAAACTTCCTTAAACATCAGAAAGTCCATGTGAGAGAGACATCCAGTGAATGTGCAACAGGTAACTTGATTGCTTAG
- the LOC116824933 gene encoding protein mono-ADP-ribosyltransferase TIPARP-like, which produces MDLQNERRSPEHLGSEDEAQFHIHQADGIRICDHFLLGNCPEGTGCPLHHTRYPYHWQLRRSDNKAWQSLSDSAQRHLENLYCNVNKSHAHFLDNNNSSGKLALTSLEVITSETYDKARRLSNTCDPQQNPHFPTQWAVFWKNGDKWIKYEEPVFSDLLSAFEEDKELHNFELRGKNYSVDLKRFVQHSMERGNIRHIQLRPSYRSLLSMMPYLQTISSKASIPSCPTHDIPGEDPMDGYYGPYPAAWIPQPTVDQAFLQMEVTPSEAAYRSTCVLFHQSLPEDEVLVLAIYRIRNEDLWQRYTSQKKIMTWGRTKLEKQHLEKHLFFGTSTRNVEPICKTNFSQFLPEQHSPIFGQGIYFSLRADYSNRYSRAKKGGMRYMFLAKVLVGKTVTGRAHYRRPPEQEPGGQLYDSCVNSVTKPQVYVAFDNFQCYPYFLIHYKLLSDPVELYS; this is translated from the exons ATGGATTTACAGAATGAGAGGAGGTCTCCAGAGCACCTAGGCAGTGAAGATGAGGCCCAGTTCCATATCCATCAGGCAGACGGGATCAGAATCTGTGACCACTTTCTCCTAGGAAACTGTCCTGAAGGAACTGGCTGCCCACTCCACCACACTCGCTATCCCTACCACTGGCAGTTAAGGCGGAGTGACAACAAAGCCTGGCAGAGTCTGAGTGATTCAGCTCAGCGGCACCTGGAAAATCTTTACTGCAATGTTAACAAAAGTCATGCTCATTTTTTGGACAA CAATAATTCTTCTGGGAAACTTGCCCTGACTTCCTTGGAAGTGATAACCTCTGAGACCTATGACAAAGCAAGGCGTCTTTCCAACACCTGTGATCCACAGCAGAACCCCCATTTCCCCACACAGTGGGCAGTGTTTTGGAAAAATGGTGATAAATGGATAAAATACGAGGAG CCCGTCTTCAGTGATCTCCTCTCTGCCTTTGAGGAGGACAAGGAATTGCACAACTTCGAGCTCCGGGGCAAGAACTATAGCGTGGATTTGAAGAGGTTTGTGCAACATAGCATGGAACGGGGAAACATTCGCCACATCCAGCTCCGGCCTTCCTACCGATCACTCCTCAGTATGATGCCATACCTGCA AACGATCTCCAGTAAAGCCAGTATACCCTCTTGTCCTACTCATGACATCCCTGGGGAAGATCCCATGGATGGTTACTATGGTCCATACCCTGCTGCTTGGATTCCACAGCCAACTGTTGATCAGGCTTTTCTGCAAATGGAGGTGACGCCATCAGAAGCTGCATACCGCTCTACTTGTGTTCTCTTCCACCAGTCTCTTCCAGAGGATGAGGTCCTGGTGCTGGCAATTTACAGGATCCGGAACGAAGATCTCTGGCAAAGATATACCAG ccagaaaaaaatcatgactTGGGGAAGAACAAAGCTTGAGAAACAACACCTGGAGAAGCACCTCTTCTTTGGAACCTCAACTAGAAATGTGGAGCCCATTTGCAAGACAAATTTCAGCCAGTTCCTGCCGGAACAGCACAGCCCTATTTTTGGCCAGGGCATTTATTTCTCATTGAGAGCAGATTATTCAAACCGATACTCCCGTGCAAAGAAAGGTGGGATGCGCTACATGTTCCTGGCCAAGGTTTTGGTGGGCAAGACTGTGACTGGGAGAGCACATTACCGCCGGCCCCCAGAACAGGAGCCTGGTGGGCAACTCTATGACTCTTGTGTCAATAGTGTGACCAAGCCCCAGGTGTACGTGGCCTTTGACAACTTCCAGTGCTACCCCTACTTTCTTATCCACTACAAGCTCCTCTCTGACCCTGTGGAACTGTACAGCTGA